From Cellulosimicrobium sp. ES-005, one genomic window encodes:
- a CDS encoding cold-shock protein → MAQGSVKWFNAEKGYGFIAQDGGGADVFVHYSAIESNGYRTLDEAQRVEFEITQGPKGPQAEKVRPL, encoded by the coding sequence ATGGCGCAGGGTTCTGTGAAGTGGTTCAACGCCGAGAAGGGCTACGGCTTCATCGCGCAGGACGGCGGCGGTGCCGACGTCTTCGTGCACTACTCGGCGATCGAGTCGAACGGGTACCGCACGCTCGACGAGGCGCAGCGGGTCGAGTTCGAGATCACCCAGGGGCCGAAGGGCCCGCAGGCGGAGAAGGTTCGTCCGCTCTGA
- a CDS encoding PAC2 family protein produces the protein MLDPRGIYELDEQAVARLWPTPPEPGAGPVLLHAVAGFVDAGSAGAVAVDHLLELGEVTRVVTFDVDQLLDYRSKRATMTFSTDRWSDYDEPHLVIDHVRDAEGTGFLLLHGAEPDVQWERVVAAVRDVVERLGVSLTVGFHGIPMGIPHTRPLSVTAHATRPELLGEHTSWFGTVKVPASLAALLELRLGRAEHDALGVTVHVPHYLAQSSYPPAAVVALEHVQRVTGLDLATSGLAEAVQEAKAEVERQVRDSEEVAAVVRALEEQYDAFARSVGRTSLLAESAPIPTADELGAEFERFLAQQSGD, from the coding sequence ATGCTGGACCCTCGCGGGATCTACGAGCTCGACGAGCAGGCGGTGGCCCGCCTGTGGCCCACGCCGCCCGAGCCGGGCGCCGGGCCCGTGCTGCTGCACGCCGTCGCGGGGTTCGTCGACGCGGGCAGCGCGGGCGCGGTGGCGGTCGACCACCTGCTGGAGCTCGGCGAGGTCACCCGGGTGGTGACGTTCGACGTCGACCAGCTCCTCGACTACCGCTCCAAGCGGGCCACGATGACCTTCAGCACCGACCGCTGGTCCGACTACGACGAGCCCCACCTGGTGATCGACCACGTGCGCGACGCCGAGGGGACGGGGTTCCTGCTGCTGCACGGCGCCGAGCCGGACGTCCAGTGGGAGCGCGTGGTGGCTGCGGTGCGCGACGTCGTCGAGCGCCTCGGCGTGTCGCTCACGGTCGGCTTCCACGGCATCCCGATGGGGATCCCGCACACGCGCCCGCTCTCGGTCACGGCGCACGCGACCCGGCCCGAGCTGCTCGGCGAGCACACGTCGTGGTTCGGCACCGTGAAGGTCCCGGCCAGCCTCGCCGCGCTGCTGGAGCTGCGGCTCGGCCGCGCCGAGCACGACGCGCTCGGCGTGACCGTGCACGTGCCGCACTACCTGGCGCAGTCGTCGTACCCGCCCGCGGCGGTGGTCGCGCTCGAGCACGTGCAGCGCGTCACGGGCCTGGACCTCGCGACGAGCGGGCTCGCGGAGGCGGTGCAGGAGGCGAAGGCCGAGGTCGAGCGTCAGGTGCGGGACTCCGAGGAGGTCGCCGCCGTCGTGCGCGCTCTCGAGGAGCAGTACGACGCGTTCGCGCGCTCCGTGGGTCGGACGAGCCTGCTCGCCGAGTCCGCGCCGATCCCGACGGCCGACGAGCTCGGTGCGGAGTTCGAGCGTTTCCTCGCCCAGCAGTCGGGCGACTGA
- a CDS encoding response regulator: protein MSHGSKPIDVLLVEDDPGDVLMTREAFEDHKVTNRLSVVSDGVSALQFLRKEGEHADAPTPDLILLDLNLPRMDGREVLAELKADEALRKIPVVVLTTSEAEEDVVRSYSLHANAYVTKPVDFDRFIDVVRQIDDFFVSVVRLPGR from the coding sequence ATGAGCCACGGCAGCAAGCCGATCGACGTCCTCCTGGTGGAGGACGACCCCGGCGACGTGCTCATGACGCGCGAGGCGTTCGAGGACCACAAGGTGACGAACCGTCTGTCGGTGGTCTCCGACGGCGTGAGCGCGCTGCAGTTCCTGCGCAAGGAGGGCGAGCACGCGGACGCCCCGACGCCGGACCTCATCCTCCTCGACCTCAACCTGCCCCGGATGGACGGGCGCGAGGTCCTCGCCGAGCTCAAGGCGGACGAGGCGCTGCGCAAGATCCCGGTCGTCGTCCTGACGACGTCGGAGGCCGAGGAGGACGTCGTGCGCAGCTACTCGCTGCACGCCAACGCGTACGTCACCAAGCCCGTCGACTTCGACCGTTTCATCGACGTGGTGCGCCAGATCGACGACTTCTTCGTCTCGGTGGTGCGCCTGCCCGGTCGCTGA
- a CDS encoding ATP-binding protein, producing the protein MTPPVGETAVAGRAGRRRAPTLRRRLGWALVVAGVILLGVLATSAIALSRVLTIQNEVTGPFFDAVTGADAAYVGLLDAEVAVRAYVATGDDTALEAYTRAVGTDAEGVVPDPTLVDRLGFDAELAALAGRSDASVRAWVADYAEPAIATTEDDGPGRVRAVDQAHGAELFAAARADTARYVDALRAERVERLDALDRWSRALFGSVLVLVGSALAVGIILWVCLKRWVTEPMAELAHRVRLVSSGSLDEPVVTSGPAEIADLAQDVEHMRVELVNQVAEIKASHEDAARSHELLAEQASELERSNRDLEQFAYVASHDLQEPLRKVASFTQLLKKRYGGELDDRADQYIDFAVDGAKRMQRLIQDLLGFSRVGRTGSERVDVDLERELEGVLEDLSEKVAETGASITHDPLPVVVGERALLHQLLANLVGNALKFRDPDRPPAVHLGVLARDTHWEISVEDNGIGIDPQYAERVFVIFQRLHAKDVYEGTGIGLALCKRIVEYHGGRIWIEPREGGTTIRFTLAHAYVHAQVGYARSDPDGAEQVTPARARDDDEESPA; encoded by the coding sequence GTGACGCCCCCGGTGGGCGAGACGGCCGTCGCGGGACGCGCCGGGCGCCGGCGTGCCCCGACCCTGCGCCGCCGGCTCGGGTGGGCGCTCGTCGTCGCGGGCGTGATCCTCCTCGGCGTCCTCGCGACGTCGGCCATCGCGCTCTCGCGCGTGCTCACCATCCAGAACGAGGTCACCGGGCCGTTCTTCGACGCCGTGACCGGGGCGGACGCCGCGTACGTGGGCCTCCTCGACGCCGAGGTCGCGGTCCGTGCGTACGTCGCGACCGGCGACGACACCGCCCTCGAGGCCTACACCCGTGCGGTGGGGACGGACGCCGAGGGCGTCGTCCCGGACCCCACCCTCGTCGACCGCCTCGGGTTCGACGCGGAGCTCGCGGCGCTGGCCGGGCGGTCCGACGCCTCCGTGCGGGCCTGGGTCGCCGACTACGCCGAGCCGGCCATCGCGACCACCGAGGACGACGGACCGGGACGGGTGCGTGCCGTCGACCAGGCCCACGGTGCCGAGCTGTTCGCGGCCGCCCGGGCCGACACCGCGCGGTACGTCGACGCGCTCCGGGCCGAGCGCGTGGAGCGGCTCGACGCGCTCGACCGGTGGAGCCGGGCGCTCTTCGGGAGCGTCCTCGTCCTGGTCGGCTCGGCGCTCGCGGTCGGGATCATCCTCTGGGTGTGCCTCAAGCGGTGGGTGACCGAGCCGATGGCCGAGCTCGCGCACCGCGTGCGGCTCGTGAGCTCCGGGAGCCTCGACGAGCCGGTCGTGACCTCGGGCCCGGCGGAGATCGCGGACCTCGCCCAGGACGTCGAGCACATGCGCGTCGAGCTCGTGAACCAGGTCGCGGAGATCAAGGCGTCGCACGAGGACGCCGCCCGCTCGCACGAGCTCCTCGCCGAGCAGGCGAGCGAGCTCGAGCGGTCCAACCGCGACCTCGAGCAGTTCGCCTACGTCGCGTCCCACGACCTCCAGGAGCCGCTGCGCAAGGTCGCGAGCTTCACGCAGCTCCTCAAGAAGCGGTACGGCGGGGAGCTCGACGACCGTGCGGACCAGTACATCGACTTCGCGGTCGACGGCGCCAAGCGCATGCAACGCCTCATCCAGGACCTGCTCGGCTTCTCGCGCGTCGGCCGGACGGGCAGCGAGCGCGTCGACGTGGACCTCGAGCGGGAGCTCGAGGGCGTGCTCGAGGACCTGTCCGAGAAGGTCGCGGAGACCGGGGCGAGCATCACGCACGACCCGCTGCCCGTCGTCGTCGGCGAGCGCGCGCTCCTGCACCAGCTGCTGGCCAACCTCGTCGGCAACGCGCTGAAGTTCCGCGACCCGGACCGGCCGCCGGCCGTGCACCTGGGGGTGCTCGCGCGCGACACGCACTGGGAGATCTCCGTCGAGGACAACGGGATCGGGATCGACCCGCAGTACGCGGAGCGCGTGTTCGTCATCTTCCAGCGTCTGCACGCCAAGGACGTGTACGAGGGGACCGGCATCGGGCTCGCGCTGTGCAAGCGCATCGTCGAGTACCACGGCGGCCGGATCTGGATCGAGCCGCGCGAGGGCGGGACGACGATCCGCTTCACGCTCGCCCACGCGTACGTGCACGCGCAGGTCGGCTACGCTCGCTCCGACCCCGACGGCGCGGAGCAGGTCACCCCTGCCCGCGCGCGCGACGACGACGAGGAGAGCCCCGCATGA
- a CDS encoding fused response regulator/phosphatase, which yields MTGTDRQVPARPSARGDEADARDQALSERAVLAPTDELRILLVEDDDGDAILVEELLADGNLTVDLHRATTLDAALEMLVSWHVDCVLLDLGLPDSVGLSAVERVRTGTHPPALVVLTGHSGIDLGVQAVAAGADDYLVKGEVDGDLLSRSVRYAVQRRMSVEQQRALYRSEVRAAETARLERALLPTPLVQDDRLDVMVGYVPGGNGLLGGDFFDAVERPDGTVLCIIGDVAGHGPDEAALGATLRTAWRTIVLSDTQPEGILPLLERVLVPERARPEVFVTLCQVVVSADRRRAEVYLAGHLAPLLLRDTATEITPTARGRALGIPVQGGWTSQSVDLGERWALMLYTDGLVEATVAGPGGVVGPRARPERVGVDGLRRAVDSALEQGVEGVVERVFRRVRDLHGGPLADDAALLVLGWGGDEGTPGERTATLADSDEWAR from the coding sequence GTGACCGGGACCGACCGTCAGGTCCCCGCGCGGCCCTCGGCGCGGGGCGACGAGGCCGACGCGCGCGACCAGGCGCTGTCCGAGCGCGCGGTCCTCGCCCCGACGGACGAGCTGCGCATCCTCCTCGTCGAGGACGACGACGGCGACGCGATCCTCGTCGAGGAGCTGCTGGCGGACGGCAACCTCACGGTCGACCTCCACCGTGCGACGACCCTCGACGCCGCGCTCGAGATGCTCGTCTCCTGGCACGTCGACTGCGTCCTGCTCGACCTCGGGCTGCCCGACTCGGTCGGGCTGTCGGCGGTCGAGCGGGTGCGGACCGGCACCCACCCGCCCGCCCTGGTGGTCCTCACGGGGCACTCCGGCATCGACCTCGGCGTCCAGGCCGTCGCGGCCGGCGCCGACGACTACCTGGTGAAGGGGGAGGTCGACGGCGACCTCCTGAGCCGGTCGGTGCGCTACGCCGTGCAGCGCCGCATGTCCGTCGAGCAGCAGCGCGCGCTGTACCGCAGCGAGGTCCGAGCGGCCGAGACCGCGCGGCTGGAGCGCGCGCTCCTGCCCACGCCGCTCGTCCAGGACGACCGGCTCGACGTCATGGTGGGCTACGTCCCCGGCGGCAACGGCCTCCTCGGCGGCGACTTCTTCGACGCGGTCGAGCGACCCGACGGGACCGTCCTGTGCATCATCGGCGACGTCGCGGGCCACGGCCCCGACGAGGCCGCGCTCGGTGCGACGCTGCGCACCGCGTGGCGCACCATCGTGCTCTCGGACACCCAGCCGGAAGGCATCCTCCCGCTCCTGGAGCGCGTCCTCGTGCCCGAGCGCGCCCGTCCCGAGGTCTTCGTCACGCTCTGCCAGGTCGTGGTCTCCGCGGACCGCCGCCGCGCGGAGGTGTACCTCGCCGGGCACCTCGCCCCGCTCCTGCTGCGCGACACCGCGACCGAGATCACGCCCACCGCGCGCGGCCGTGCGCTCGGCATCCCCGTGCAGGGCGGGTGGACGTCGCAGTCCGTCGACCTCGGGGAACGCTGGGCGCTCATGCTCTACACGGACGGGCTCGTCGAGGCGACCGTCGCGGGGCCGGGGGGAGTGGTCGGGCCGCGCGCCCGACCGGAGCGCGTCGGCGTCGACGGCCTGCGCCGCGCGGTCGACAGCGCTCTCGAGCAGGGCGTCGAGGGGGTCGTGGAGCGCGTCTTCCGCCGCGTGCGCGACCTGCACGGCGGCCCGCTGGCCGACGACGCCGCGCTCCTCGTGCTCGGCTGGGGCGGGGACGAGGGCACCCCCGGCGAGCGCACGGCGACCCTCGCCGACTCGGACGAGTGGGCCCGGTGA
- a CDS encoding AAA family ATPase translates to MGRNDELRLEQEVVDTLYARLDELRAAARARLDAVRRSGPSGSPQNRSERDAFATLYEDRVAQLDAVEDRLAFGRLDLDDGTRRYVGRIGLTDAEHTSLLTDWRAPAAQSFYRATAAHPDGVVRRRHLVTGGRDVTGLEDELLDLDAPEAVTGTTLSGEGALLAAMAAGRTGRMGDIVATIQAEQDAIIRSGLAGALVVQGGPGTGKTAVALHRAAYLLYAHRRLLERSGVLLVGPSHSFLRYIDQVLPSLGETGVVSTTIADLLPGVVADGTEDPRVARVKGRAVMARAVRRAVRARERVPAEDVPVRLDGHDLLIRRRDVRDAIAKARRTHKPHNLARVTFVREMLSRLVDQYGRQLGEPLVGEDRALALEDLRSHRDVRVALNLAWLPLTPERLVEDLWTKPHRLAEAAPELSPADRRLLERPKGAPWTPADVPLLDEAAELLGEDDQAERAEAAARAAQRAQDLEYARQVLESSGAGGGIVGADVLAERFSASGPRLTTAERAAQDRTWTYGHVVVDEAQELSAMAWRMLVRRCPTRSFTVVGDVAQTSSLAGARSWKGMLDPVFRDAWRLAELTVNYRTPASVADAARRAALAAGLPVSPLTSARDVEDALRVVEATPDGLPAQVRAEADAARAEFVAAESGRVAVVAAAQAVPALRAALGLVDAGPDAPLTVLDPVQVKGLEFDAVVLVEPAEIATGPSGASDLYVSMTRPTQRLVVVHARALPEGVTGTGSTTAGTAARDGARVAP, encoded by the coding sequence GTGGGACGCAACGACGAGCTCCGGCTCGAGCAGGAGGTCGTGGACACCCTCTACGCACGCCTCGACGAGCTGCGCGCCGCCGCCCGCGCGCGGCTCGACGCCGTCCGCCGGTCCGGACCGTCGGGCTCGCCGCAGAACCGGAGCGAGCGCGACGCGTTCGCGACGCTGTACGAGGACCGCGTCGCGCAGCTCGACGCGGTCGAGGACCGGCTCGCGTTCGGCCGCCTCGACCTGGACGACGGCACGCGCCGCTACGTCGGGCGCATCGGCCTGACCGACGCCGAGCACACGAGCCTCCTCACCGACTGGCGCGCGCCCGCGGCGCAGTCGTTCTACCGCGCGACGGCGGCCCACCCCGACGGCGTCGTCCGGCGTCGGCACCTGGTGACGGGCGGGCGCGACGTGACGGGCCTCGAGGACGAGCTCCTGGACCTGGACGCGCCCGAGGCCGTCACCGGGACGACGCTCTCCGGCGAGGGCGCGCTCCTCGCCGCGATGGCGGCAGGACGCACCGGGCGCATGGGCGACATCGTGGCGACGATCCAGGCCGAGCAGGACGCGATCATCCGGTCCGGGCTGGCCGGTGCGCTCGTCGTGCAGGGTGGGCCCGGCACGGGCAAGACCGCCGTCGCGCTGCACCGCGCCGCCTACCTCCTCTACGCGCACCGGCGACTGCTCGAGCGCTCGGGCGTCCTCCTCGTCGGCCCGAGCCACTCGTTCCTGCGCTACATCGACCAGGTGCTGCCGTCGCTGGGCGAGACGGGCGTCGTCAGCACGACGATCGCCGACCTCCTGCCGGGCGTCGTCGCCGACGGCACGGAGGACCCCCGCGTCGCGCGCGTCAAGGGACGGGCGGTCATGGCCCGGGCCGTGCGACGCGCGGTGCGAGCGCGCGAGCGCGTGCCCGCGGAGGACGTCCCCGTGCGCCTCGACGGCCACGACCTGCTGATCCGGCGCCGCGACGTCCGCGACGCCATCGCGAAGGCCCGGCGCACCCACAAGCCGCACAACCTCGCGCGCGTCACGTTCGTCCGCGAGATGCTCTCGCGCCTCGTGGACCAGTACGGGCGCCAGCTCGGCGAGCCGCTCGTCGGCGAGGACCGCGCGCTCGCGCTCGAGGACCTGCGCTCGCACCGCGACGTGCGCGTCGCGCTCAACCTCGCGTGGCTCCCCCTCACGCCGGAGCGCCTCGTCGAGGACCTGTGGACCAAGCCGCACCGGCTCGCCGAGGCGGCGCCCGAGCTCTCGCCCGCCGACCGGCGGCTGCTCGAGCGGCCGAAGGGAGCGCCGTGGACGCCCGCGGACGTGCCGCTCCTCGACGAGGCCGCGGAGCTGCTCGGCGAGGACGACCAGGCGGAGCGGGCCGAGGCCGCCGCACGGGCGGCGCAGCGGGCTCAGGACCTCGAGTACGCGCGGCAGGTGCTCGAGTCGTCCGGTGCGGGCGGCGGGATCGTCGGCGCGGACGTGCTCGCCGAGCGCTTCTCGGCGAGCGGCCCGCGCCTCACCACCGCGGAGCGCGCCGCACAGGACCGCACGTGGACCTACGGGCACGTCGTGGTCGACGAGGCCCAGGAGCTCTCGGCCATGGCGTGGCGCATGCTCGTGCGCCGGTGCCCGACGCGCTCGTTCACGGTCGTCGGCGACGTCGCGCAGACGTCGTCGCTCGCGGGGGCGCGCTCGTGGAAGGGCATGCTCGACCCGGTCTTCCGCGACGCGTGGCGGCTCGCGGAGCTGACCGTGAACTACCGGACCCCCGCCTCCGTGGCCGACGCCGCCCGCCGCGCCGCCCTCGCCGCCGGGCTGCCCGTCTCGCCGCTCACGTCCGCGCGCGACGTGGAGGACGCGCTGCGCGTCGTCGAGGCGACGCCCGACGGCCTCCCCGCCCAGGTCCGCGCCGAGGCCGACGCGGCGCGCGCGGAGTTCGTCGCCGCGGAGTCGGGGCGCGTGGCCGTCGTCGCCGCGGCGCAGGCCGTGCCCGCCCTGCGCGCCGCGCTGGGTCTCGTGGACGCCGGACCGGACGCCCCCCTCACGGTCCTGGACCCGGTCCAGGTGAAGGGGCTCGAGTTCGACGCCGTGGTGCTCGTGGAGCCCGCCGAGATCGCGACCGGCCCCTCCGGCGCCTCGGACCTCTACGTCTCCATGACCCGCCCGACCCAGCGCCTGGTCGTCGTGCACGCCCGCGCGCTCCCGGAGGGCGTGACCGGGACGGGCTCGACGACGGCGGGCACGGCCGCGCGCGACGGGGCGCGCGTCGCGCCCTGA
- the serA gene encoding phosphoglycerate dehydrogenase, whose translation MLRALLLENLHPLAASNLEAAGIDVTVRTGALDESELIEALDGVHLLGIRSKTNVTANVLENAPDLVALGAFCIGTNQIDLRSAASQGVAVFNAPFQNTRSVVELALAEIIALTRRLTERDRALHEGRWDKSAEGAHEVRGRTLGIVGYGNIGTQLSVVAENLGMSVVFYDTAEKLALGNARRMDTLDELLEQADVVTLHVDGRQGNAGLFGAKQFARMRQGSIFLNLSRGFVVDYGALREAIEEGRVSGAAVDVFPHEPKRKGDAFDSELRGLPNVILTPHIGGSTEEAQEAIGQFVSAKLRDYLTTGSTTLSVNVPNLALEQTTGITRITHLHRNTPGVLAAVNATLAEHGTNIEGQLLATRGEIGYVVTDVGSRVEPAVIEALAAMEQTIALRVLD comes from the coding sequence GTGCTACGCGCCCTCCTCCTTGAAAACCTGCACCCTCTCGCCGCCTCGAACCTCGAGGCGGCGGGGATCGACGTCACCGTCCGCACCGGCGCCCTCGACGAGTCCGAGCTGATCGAGGCCCTCGACGGGGTCCACCTCCTCGGCATCCGGTCCAAGACGAACGTCACCGCGAACGTGCTCGAGAACGCCCCCGACCTGGTGGCGCTCGGCGCGTTCTGCATCGGCACGAACCAGATCGACCTGCGCTCCGCCGCGTCGCAGGGCGTCGCCGTGTTCAACGCCCCGTTCCAGAACACGCGCTCCGTCGTCGAGCTCGCGCTCGCCGAGATCATCGCGCTCACGCGCCGGCTCACCGAGCGCGACCGCGCGCTGCACGAGGGCCGCTGGGACAAGTCGGCGGAGGGGGCGCACGAGGTCCGCGGCCGCACGCTCGGCATCGTGGGGTACGGCAACATCGGCACCCAGCTCTCGGTCGTGGCCGAGAACCTCGGCATGTCCGTGGTCTTCTACGACACGGCGGAGAAGCTCGCGCTCGGCAACGCGCGACGCATGGACACGCTCGACGAGCTGCTGGAGCAGGCGGACGTCGTCACGCTGCACGTCGACGGCCGCCAGGGCAACGCCGGGCTGTTCGGCGCCAAGCAGTTCGCCCGCATGCGCCAGGGCTCGATCTTCCTCAACCTGTCGCGCGGGTTCGTCGTGGACTACGGCGCGCTGCGCGAGGCGATCGAGGAGGGCCGCGTGTCCGGCGCCGCCGTCGACGTGTTCCCGCACGAGCCCAAGCGCAAGGGCGACGCGTTCGACTCCGAGCTGCGCGGCCTGCCGAACGTCATCCTCACGCCGCACATCGGTGGCTCGACCGAGGAGGCGCAGGAGGCGATCGGCCAGTTCGTCTCGGCCAAGCTGCGCGACTACCTCACGACGGGCTCGACGACGCTCAGCGTCAACGTGCCGAACCTCGCGCTCGAGCAGACGACCGGGATCACGCGCATCACGCACCTGCACCGGAACACGCCGGGCGTCCTCGCGGCCGTCAACGCGACCCTCGCGGAGCACGGCACGAACATCGAGGGCCAGCTCCTCGCCACGCGTGGCGAGATCGGCTACGTCGTCACGGACGTCGGCTCGCGCGTCGAGCCCGCCGTCATCGAGGCCCTGGCCGCGATGGAGCAGACGATCGCCCTGCGCGTCCTCGACTGA
- a CDS encoding pyridoxamine 5'-phosphate oxidase family protein, with translation MTGYTHDGPQILDADASWDLVEGTHVARLAVSVRGEPDIYPVTVRAHERTLAFRTVPGTKLATLATNERVALEWDHVDDDGAWSVVARGTAHRPRSEHEVDAVQEDAAPLVPVVDVPTEEWVVIEVREVTGRRFARSEA, from the coding sequence ATGACCGGATACACGCACGACGGGCCGCAGATCCTCGACGCCGACGCGTCGTGGGACCTCGTGGAGGGGACCCACGTCGCACGCCTCGCCGTGAGCGTGCGGGGCGAGCCGGACATCTACCCCGTCACGGTGCGGGCGCACGAGCGCACGCTCGCGTTCCGCACCGTCCCCGGGACCAAGCTCGCGACCCTGGCGACCAACGAACGCGTCGCTCTCGAGTGGGACCACGTGGACGACGACGGGGCGTGGAGCGTCGTCGCCCGCGGCACCGCGCACCGGCCGCGCAGCGAGCACGAGGTCGACGCCGTCCAGGAGGACGCCGCACCCCTCGTCCCCGTCGTGGACGTCCCGACCGAGGAATGGGTCGTCATCGAGGTCCGCGAGGTGACGGGGCGACGCTTCGCCCGGTCGGAGGCCTAG
- a CDS encoding DUF5302 domain-containing protein has translation MASDQQRSAADTAPTDEAKAKFREALDRKNAARHRTADGESNTGSVHGSETVGPVQRTFRRKSG, from the coding sequence ATGGCGTCCGACCAGCAGCGATCCGCTGCAGACACCGCACCGACCGACGAGGCCAAGGCGAAGTTCCGGGAGGCGCTCGACCGGAAGAACGCGGCGCGCCACCGCACGGCCGACGGCGAGTCCAACACCGGGTCGGTGCACGGGTCCGAGACCGTGGGGCCGGTCCAGCGCACGTTCCGCCGCAAGTCCGGCTGA
- a CDS encoding aldo/keto reductase, producing MPTDSSASAAPPFPDRAPLPHRRLGRSGLALPAVSLGLWQNFGDADPRATQREIVLHAVDRGVTHLDLANNYGPPGGAAEESLGHLLARELRTVRDELVVTTKAGYRMGPGPYGEGGSRKYLLSSLDASLRRLGLDHVDIFYSHRFDPTTPLEETVGALATAVRSGRARYAGISSYSARRTREALRVAEQVGVDLVVTQVSYSMLNRWVEEPDPHDPAGASVLDVAGAAGLGVVAFSPLAQGMLTDRYLRGVPDDSRAARGGPLRPAFLSEANLDHVRRLDDLARAHGRSLATTAILWAMRDERVTSVLLGASSTRQLDENLAALDAPALSAEELAAVDALPADTGINIWASRSSDL from the coding sequence GTGCCGACCGACTCCTCCGCCTCCGCCGCTCCCCCGTTCCCGGACCGGGCCCCGCTGCCGCACCGCCGTCTCGGTCGGTCCGGGCTGGCGCTGCCGGCGGTGTCGCTGGGCCTGTGGCAGAACTTCGGCGACGCCGACCCGCGGGCGACGCAGCGCGAGATCGTGCTGCACGCGGTCGACCGCGGCGTGACCCACCTCGATCTCGCGAACAACTACGGCCCGCCGGGCGGAGCGGCCGAGGAGTCCCTGGGGCACCTCCTCGCGCGCGAGCTGCGGACGGTGCGCGACGAGCTCGTCGTGACGACCAAGGCCGGCTACCGCATGGGGCCCGGCCCCTACGGCGAGGGCGGCTCGCGCAAGTACCTGCTCTCCTCGCTCGACGCCTCGCTGCGTCGCCTCGGGCTCGACCACGTCGACATCTTCTACTCCCACCGCTTCGACCCGACGACGCCGCTCGAGGAGACGGTCGGTGCGCTCGCCACCGCGGTCCGTTCGGGTCGCGCGCGGTACGCGGGCATCTCGTCCTACTCGGCGCGTCGCACCCGGGAGGCGCTGCGGGTCGCGGAGCAGGTGGGCGTCGACCTCGTCGTGACGCAGGTATCGTACTCGATGCTCAACCGGTGGGTCGAGGAGCCCGACCCGCACGACCCCGCGGGCGCGTCCGTGCTCGACGTCGCGGGCGCCGCGGGGCTCGGCGTCGTCGCCTTCTCGCCGCTCGCCCAGGGGATGCTCACCGACCGGTACCTGCGCGGGGTTCCGGACGACTCGCGCGCGGCGCGCGGGGGGCCGCTCCGACCGGCGTTCCTCTCGGAGGCGAACCTCGACCACGTCCGCCGGCTCGACGACCTCGCCCGCGCCCACGGGCGCAGCCTCGCCACGACGGCGATCCTCTGGGCGATGCGGGACGAGCGCGTCACGTCCGTGCTGCTCGGCGCGAGCTCGACGCGGCAGCTCGACGAGAACCTCGCCGCGCTCGACGCGCCGGCGCTCTCCGCCGAGGAGCTCGCTGCCGTCGACGCGCTGCCCGCGGACACCGGCATCAACATCTGGGCGTCGCGGTCCAGCGACCTGTAG
- the nrdR gene encoding transcriptional regulator NrdR, with protein MHCPFCRHADSRVVDSRTSDDGASIRRRRQCPECNRRFTTIETASLSVVKRSGVTEPFSREKIVNGVRKACQGRPVNEDDLAVLAQRVEETIRASGSAELDAYEIGLAILGPLRELDEVAYLRFASVYQAFDSLEDFESAITSLRVEREERETAAARAEEGSSGTAPGADVRGEVAPHA; from the coding sequence ATGCACTGCCCGTTCTGCCGCCACGCGGACTCCCGCGTCGTCGACTCGCGCACCTCGGACGACGGCGCGTCGATCCGTCGGCGCCGCCAGTGCCCCGAGTGCAACCGCCGCTTCACGACGATCGAGACCGCGAGCCTGTCCGTGGTCAAGCGCTCCGGCGTCACGGAGCCCTTCTCGCGCGAGAAGATCGTCAACGGCGTGCGCAAGGCCTGCCAGGGGCGACCCGTCAACGAGGACGACCTCGCGGTGCTCGCGCAGCGCGTCGAGGAGACCATCCGGGCGAGCGGCAGCGCCGAGCTCGACGCGTACGAGATCGGGCTCGCGATCCTCGGGCCGCTGCGCGAGCTCGACGAGGTCGCCTACCTGCGCTTCGCGAGCGTCTACCAGGCGTTCGACTCGCTCGAGGACTTCGAGAGCGCGATCACGTCGCTGCGCGTCGAGCGCGAGGAGCGCGAGACGGCCGCGGCCCGGGCCGAGGAGGGCTCGAGCGGCACCGCTCCGGGGGCGGACGTTCGCGGGGAGGTCGCACCGCACGCCTGA